CATTTGTCGGCAGGCCTGCCCCCCATGATTCGCGTCCACGGCGATGTGCGCCGCATCAACATCGATCCGCTGGACCACAAGACCGTGCACGCCATGGTCTACGACATCATGAGCGATGCCCAGCGCAAGCAGTACGAAGAGTTTCTGGAAGTGGACTTTTCGTTCGAGATTGAAGGCCTGGCCCGGTTTCGTGTCAATGCCTTCAACCAGAACCGCGGCGCGGCGGCCGTGTTCCGTACCATTCCCAGCAAGATCCTGACACTGGAGCAGCTCAACGCCCCCAAGATCTTCGCCGACCTGGCCCTGAAGCCACGTGGTCTGGTGCTGGTGACCGGCCCCACGGGCTCGGGCAAGTCCACCACGCTGGCCGCCATGGTCAACTATCTCAACGAGACCGAGTACGGCCACATCCTGACGGTGGAAGACCCCATCGAATTCGTGCACGACTCCAAGAAGTGCCTGATCAACCAGCGCGAAGTCGGCCCCATGACGCTGTCGTTTGCGGCAGCGCTGAAGTCCGCGCTGCGTGAAGACCCGGACGCGATCCTGGTCGGCGAAATGCGGGACCTGGAAACCATCCGTCTGGCCATGACGGCGGCCGAAACCGGTCACCTGGTGTTCGGCACGCTGCACACCTCGTCGGCAGCCAAGACCATCGACCGTATCATTGACGTGTTCCCGGCCGAGGAAAAGGAAATGGTGCGTGCCATGCTGTCCGAGTCGCTGCAGGCCGTGATCTCGCAGACGCTGTGCAAGACCAAGGACGGCCAGGGCCGTGTGGCCGCACACGAGATCATGCTGGGCACGCCCGCCATCCGCAACCTGATCCGCGAAGCCAAGGTGGCACAGATGTACTCCACCATTCAGACCAGCCAGAACATGGGCATGCAGACTCTTGACCAGAACCTGACCGATCTGGTGCGCCGCAACCTCATCAGCCCGGCCGAAGCGCGCAGCAAGGCGAAGATTCCCGAAAACTTTCCTGGATGATGCCTCCCCCCTGAGCGGCTTTGCCGCTTCCCCCCAGGGGGACGACGCCCTCGCCGCGAGGCGGCTCTTGCTCGGCGTCTCTCACTTGGGCTCTGCCAATTTTGACGCCGCCTCAAGGAACGATCATGGAACGCGATCAGGCCAGTAAATTCATCAACGATCTGCTCAAGCTCATGGTCAGCCGCAACGGCAGCGACCTGTTCATCACTGCAGAGTTTCCGCCCGCCATCAAGATTGACGGCAAAGTCACCAAGGTCTCGCCCCAGCCGCTGAACCAGTTGCATACGCTGGCCCTGGCGCGTTCCATCATGAACGACAGGCAGGTGGCAGACTTCGAACACACCAAGGAGTGCAACTTCGCCATCTCGCCGGCCGGTGTGGGGCGCTTCCGTGTCAACGCCTTCATGCAGCAGGGCAAGGTCGGCATGGTGCTGCGTACCATTCCCACCACCCTGCCCACGATTGACGGCCTGGGCGTGCCGCAGGTGCTCAAGGAAGTGACCATGACCAAGCGCGGCCTGTGCATCCTGGTCGGCGCGACGGGCTCGGGCAAGTCCACCACGCTGGCCGCCATGGTGGACTGGCGCAATGAAAACTCCTTCGGCCACATCATCACCGTGGAAGATCCCGTGGAATTCGTGCATCCGCACAAGAACTGCGTGGTCACGCAACGCGAGGTGGGACTGGACACGGAAAGCTGGGAAGCCGCGCTCAAGAACACGCTGCGCCAGGCGCCCGATGTGATTCTGATGGGCGAAATCCGTGACCGCGAAACCATGGAGCACGCGATTGCGTTCTCTGAAACCGGTCACCTGTGTCTGGCCACGCTGCACGCCAACAGTGCCAACCAGGCACTGGACCGTATCGTCAACTTCTTCCCCGAAGAGCGCCGTCCGCAACTGCTGATGGATGTGTCGCTGAATCTGCGGGCCATCATTTCCCAGCGCCTGATCCCCAAGCAGGACAGCAAGGGCCGTGTCGCCGCCATCGAGGTGATGCTCAACTCGCCGCTGATCGCAGACCTGATCTTCAAGGGCGAGGTCGTCGAGATCAAGGAGATCATGAAGAAAAGCCGCAATATCGGCATGCAGACCTTTGACCAGGCGCTGTTCGACCTGTTCGAATCCAACCTCATCACCTATGAAGATGCGCTGCGCAATGCAGACTCGGTCAACGACCTGCGTCTGCAGATCAAGCTCAACAGCCAGCGCGCCCGGACTCAGGACCTGGCGGCCGGCACCGAACATCTGACCATCGTCTGACCCCAAGGCGCCGGCATCTCCTCCCACAGGAGGAGCGCAGGCCTTGCTGCGGGGCGGCAGGGCCGCCCAGGCCCCTGCTCTCCGCCACGGCCATGCACTGCGGCGCTACCATGATCGAACTGTTCCGCACCAAGTCTTAGAGGATTTCATGAGCACAGCCACCATCGCCTCCCGCAGCTACGCACCCTGCACTTCCACGCCTGTGGCCTTTCTGGGCCTGGGTGTCATGGGCTACCCCATGGCCGGGCACCTGGCTGCGGCTGGCCATCAGGTCACGGTCTACAACCGCACGGCGGCCAAGGCCGAAGCCTGGGCCGAAGAGTTTTCTGGCGGCAGCCATGCGGCCACGCCCCGCGAAGCCGTCAAGGGCGCACGCATGGTCTTCTCCTGCGTGGGCAATGATGACGACCTGCGCTCCATTGTGCTGGGCGACGACGGCGCCTTTGCGGGCATGGAGCCTGGCGCCATTTTTGTCGATCACACCACGGCCTCGGCGCAGGTTGCTCGCGAACTGTATGCAGAGGCCCGCCAGCGCGGCCTGCACTTCATGGATGCCCCGGTATCGGGCGGTCAGGCCGGTGCGGTCAACGGCCAGCTCACCATCATGTGCGGCGGCGATCAGGAGGTATTTGACCAGGTTGCCCCCGTGGCCGACGCCTTCTCGCGCGCCTTCACCTATATGGGCGCCTGCGGCAACGGTCAGCTGACCAAGATGGTCAATCAGATCTGCGTGGCCAGTGTGGTGCAGGGCCTGTCCGAAGCCATTGCCTTCGGTCTGCGTGCCGACCTCGATGTAGAGAAGGTCCTCGATGTCATCGGCAAGGGAGCCGCCCAGAGCTGGCAAATGGACAATCGCGGCAAGACCATGGCCGTGGGCAAGTTCGACTTCGGCTTTGCCGTGGACTGGATGCGCAAGGATCTGGGGCTGGTGCTGGCCGAGGCCCAGCGCAATGGCGCACGCCTGCCCGTCACCGCGCTGGTGGACCAGTTCTATGCCGATGTACAGGCCATGGGAGGCAATCGCTGGGATACTTCCAGCCTGATTCAGCGCCTGCGCTGAGCCGCTGCGCCATGAAAAAGCCGGACTCGAGTCCGGCTTTTTTGTGACCGTCAGTTCACCTCAGTTCATGCTGGAGCGATCCTCGACCACAGGGGCGGCCTTGGATGTTGCTGCAGCCAGTTCATCTTCGGAGATGACCTCAAACAGGCGCACAACCTTGCTCACATCGTTGACGCCACGAGCGATCTCGGCAGCCCGCTTGGATTCGCGCGGCGTGACTATGCCCATCAGATAGACCACATTGTTCTCGGTCACGACCTTGATGGCCGAGGATGAAATGTCCTTGGCGTTGACCAGACTGGCCTTGACCTTGGTCGTGATCAGAGAATCCTGGGAACGCTGACCCAGAGTGGCCGTGAAAGGCGCGACCTCGATCTCGTTATAGACCTGGCGCACGGTGGATTGTTCGCGCACCAGCTTCTCGATGGTTACCTTGTCCGTCGCATTGCCTGCCTGGCCGGTCAGCAACACCACACGGTTGTAGCTGGTGGCGCTGACGCGGGCCTTGTCGCCCATCACCTCGCTGATGCGATTGCCGGCACGCAGCTCTATGCCCTGGTCCTCAACCTGTGTGCCGGTGGTACGCCTGTCCACTGCCGACATGCCCGCCACAGCAGCACCGCCGCCCACCAGAGCCACGCAACCGCTCAAGGCACCGCCCAGAGCGGCAACAGTCAGGGCCGCACATGCAACACGGGTCCACTTCAACTTCATAAAGGCATCTCCTGGTCACCAAGCAGTTGAGAGTCCACACCGTCGGCCAGACAGTGCAGGATCAAGGTATGGGTTTCACGCACGCGCGCCGCACGGTCGTGGGGCACGCAGATCAGTACATCGGTCTCGCGCACGGTGGTGGCCAGATTGCCGCCGGTGCGGCCTGTCAGCACCACGGCCATCATGTCGCGCTCGTGGGCGGCCTCAAGAGCTTCCTGCACGGCCATGTCGTTGCCGGTCACCGACATGAGCAGCAGCAGGTCGCCGGGCTGTCCCAGCGCTCGCACCTGGCGCGCCAGATACTGGCTGGCATTGCCGCCCGAGCCCGTCGCTCCCACGCTGCCTAGCAGGCCGCCATCGGAAGTCAGGGCCACGGCCGCCAGCTCGGGACGATCGCGTTCGAACCCTGTCACGCACAGGGAGGCAAATAACTGGGCATCGCTGGCCGAAACGCCCGTACCGCAGGCCAGCACCTTGCCGCCGCCCGTCACGCAGGCCAGCATGGCCTGTACGGCGGAAGCAATAGGTTGGCTCAGCGCCTGGGCGGCCTGGTACTTCAGGTCGGCACTGTCGATGAAATGCTGTTGAATTCGTTGCTCTAGCATGGAGGCCCGATGATACCCGCCACCTGTTATCTCTTTGGTAGCAAACCGTTATTTGCGCATCAGTGTTGCGCACAACTGTGACGCGGCGACTAAAGCGCCTCGAATGCTGCTTGGAGCCACTCGATGCGCATCTGGTTCCCGGAACTGTCGACCAGCACCACATCAAAGCGGCATGGCGGCGCTGCCGCAAGTCGCATCAGATAGTGTCTGGCGGCCAGCACGATGCGCTGCTGCTTGAGACGGCCGATGCTGCCGCCGGCACCGCCAAAGCGCTCGGTGTTGCGGCTGCGGACTTCGACAAACACCAAAGACCCGTCGCGGTCACGCAGGATCAGGTCGATTTCGCCGCCACCACGGCCCGGCGTCCGATAATTGCGCTCGACAAGCTTCAAGCCTCGCGCCTGCAAATGGGCCAACGCGGCATCCTCGGCCTGCTGCCCGCGTGCGGTTGTGCTTTGCGCCGGCTTGGGCCGCTTTCCAAGGAAATCCATTGACTACCTCTTTCGCCTCTGCACTGACTGCCGCACATGACGCGGCCGCTTCCCAGCATTATCCGCAGGGAGCCCTGTATGTGGTGGCGACGCCGATTGGCAATCTGGCCGATATCAGCCTGCGCTCGCTGCATGTGCTGCAGATCGTGGACTGCATCGCCTGCGAAGACACACGCCACACCCAGGGCCTGCTGCGCAGCTACGGGCTGGACCGCCCCGGCAACCAGCTGCTGGCCGTGCACCAGCACAACGAGGCAGAAGCCGCCCAGCTGGTGATCGAGCGCCTGCAGCAAGGCCAGCGCATCGCCTATGTCAGCGATGCAGGCACGCCCGGCGTCAGCGACCCGGGGGCGCGCCTGTGCGCGGCGCTGCAGGCCGTGGGTCTGCGCAGCATTCCGCTGCCCGGCGCCAGCAGCGTGACATCTGCCATCAGCGTGGCCGGCGCCGTCACTCCGGCACAGGGCGAAGGCGGATTTGTGTTTGCCGGCTTCCTGCCCACCAAGAATGCCGAGCGTCTGGCCGCCGTGCAGAAGCTGGCCGACCAGCCGCGTTGCACCGTGCTGCTGGAGGCGCCGCACCGCATCATCGAGCTGGCCCAGGCCCTGGCCATGCTGGGCGAGCGCCGCGTCACGCTGGCGCGCGAAATCACCAAGCAGTTCGAAGACATCGCCAGCATGCCAGCCAGCGAGCTGGCTGCCTGGCTGCAGGCATCGCCGCAGCGCGTCAAGGGCGAGTTCGCCATCGTGCTCCACCCCGTGACCGTACAACAGGAGTCGGGAGAGGCCGAGCGCGTGCTCAAGCTGCTGCTGGCCGAGTTGCCGACCAAGACGGCCGTGAAGCTGGCCGCCGAAATCACGGGAGCCAGCCGCAACACACTCTACGACCGTGCGCTGGAGCTCAAGCGAGCCGCCGAAGAGGAATAAGCACGTCAACCGGGCGCGGTACAAACCAGAGACGCCCAGCAAGGGTTGCCCCGCAGCCCCGCCTCGCTGCGGCTCAGGGGACTTCAGGCTCAGGCATAAGCCAGACCGGTGGCCACGCCGCCGAACAGGTCGCCCTCGACCTGCGGCACATCCGGGAAAGCGCCCCTGAGCGCATCGCGCAAGGTGCGCAAGGCCGACGAGCCGCCGGTCAGATAGATGGCGTCTGGCGCCGCGACGCCGGCCTGGCGCACACAGTCCTGCGCACATTCAACGACCTGCAGCAGCAAGGCCTGCAACTGCTCCTGCAGAACCTGCGGGGAGATGGCCGCCGGCAGGTCTTGCTCCAGCCAGTCCAGCGCTATGGCCGAGGCCGCATGGCTTTGCGAAGCCGCAATCTTGGCCTGCTCCACCGCATCGGCCAGCCTATGGCCTTCACGCCAATCCAGTACCTTCATCAGGCGCTGGTGCAGTTGCGGATCGCTGTAATCGCTCTTGAGACCGCGCGCCGAAGCCAGGGCCTTGGCTGTGTACAGCCACTGGATCAGATGCCAGGTGGAGAGATCGAAGAACACACTGCTGGGCACCTCGCGCCCGCTGGGGCCGATGTGCTTGTAGCCCAGCAGCGGCATGACCTGGGCCACGTTGAGGCGATGGTCGAAATCCGTGCCCCCGATATGCACGCCGGTGGTGGCAAGAATGTCCTGAGTACGGTCTGCATGTCCGGCCTGTTGCGGGCCCAGACGCACCACCGTGAAGTCCGAGGTGCCGCCGCCGATATCGACCACCAGCACCAGTTGTTCCTCGCCCAGGCGCTGCTCGTAGTCCAGTGCCGCCGCAATCGGCTCCAGCTGAAAGCTGACTTCGCCCAGACCGGCGGCGCGCGCCGCAGCGGCCAGGGCATCCTGTGCCTGGCGGTCTCGCTCCGGGTGCTCGTCGACAAAATGCACGGGACGCCCCAGCACCACACGCTCCGGCAGACGGCCGTCCAGCGCCCGACGTGCCTGATCGGCCACACGCTTGAGAAAGATCGCGATGATGTCCTGATAGCTGACGAGCTGCTCGTGCACTGCGGTCTTTTCCAGCAGCAGGCTGCTGCCTAGCAGGCTTTTGAGGGAACGCATCAAGCGCCCTTCCTCGCCCGCCAGATACTGCTGCATGGCATCGCGGCCGAAATGCGTGCTGTGCTCTTCGGTATTGAAGAACAGCGCCGTGGGCATGCCGGTGGCAGCCCCTTCCAGAGGCAGCAAAGTTGCGGTCTTGCCAGGCAGGCGATAGGCAGCAGCAGAGTTGGAGGTTCCGAAATCGATGCCCAGAGTGGCAGGCGTGAGAGCTGTGGTCATGAAAGGCGGCGCTGCGCCGCAGCGGCCCGCAAAGGCTGCCGCAGTCGCAACGAAAACGCCCACCGAAGTGGGCATGGGTGTCAGCGGGGGCGCTATTCTAGCGCCCCCTTATTGGGCCTAGGCGGCGGCGGTTTCCACCCCGGTCCCGGAATGCTGTGCCAGCTCGAGGTGCACCCCGTGGGTGGCGACTTCGTCCAGTGCCCCTGCTACCGCCTGCTGCGGCACCGACAGTGCGACGGCATAAGGGCCTTCGCCGCGCGTGGCCAGTCTTTGGGCCAGGGGGCCCTCAGCCTTGACGGGTGCGGCCAGCACCAGCTCGGTGGTGCCCAGACCCAGCGATACCTGCTGCGTGCTGCCGTCGGTCGAGACCCGTAGCGCGCCGACGCTCACTGCATCGCCAAGCAATGCCCGCCAGCGCGCCAGGCTGGCCTGCAGATCCTTGACCGCCACTTCCAGGCGAGCCACGCCGGTCGCGCCATTGGGATGCACGCGGGCCTGGCCTTCGGGCACGCGCAAGGCACGCGGCGTCAGGTCGCCGCACAGAAACGGAAGATCCTGGCTTTGGGCGCGTGCATTGCGCCAGCGCAGCTGCTCTCCGTCGGGACGCAGACGTCCGCCCTCGTAAGGGGCTTCATAGCCCAGACCGCGCGCCCGGGCCGCCGCCACCACGGCGCCGGTCTCGGAAGGCAGCAGCGCGAAGTCGACCAGCCCTTCACCATGCTGCTGCAGCTGCTGCCACCAGCGCTCATCGGGCGCGGGGGCACGCCAGGCGATCAGTTCGAAATAGGCACCGTCGGCAAAGACCACCAGGGCGTTGTGCGTCGAGCGCCCGGGGTGCTCGCCGCCGCGCAGCACGTTGAAACCCAGGGACTGATAGTCGGCAATCGTGCGTTCCAGGTCCTGGACCGCGATGACGATATGGTCGAGTGGCAAGCTCATGCAAAAGTCTTTCCAAAAGGTTCTCAGGCCGCCAGGCGCTCGGGCGCGCTGGAGTCGGTATGGCGCACCTCGGCGCGGATGGACTGGGGGTTGCGCAGCAGGTTGAGGATGGGGCAAGTTCTCTCCACAGCCTCGAACAGCGCATCGATCTCGGCGCGGCTGGCCGGCGAATCGATATGCACGGTGTAGCCGATATCGTGCGGCCAGATCGGTGTCGCCTCGTGGCCGGGCTTGCCGCCGCGCGGGTCGATGACGCCCGTGACCTCGACTTCGAGGCTCTCCAGCGGCACCTGGCGCTCGGCCGCCTGGATCAGAAAGATATGGGTCACGCAGGTGCCCAGCACGCCCAGTTGCAGCTCGGGAGAGCTTGGGCCCAGGTTGTAGCCTGCGAAGTCGGGTGGGCTGTCGCTGATGACCTGGTGCTCGCGGATGCGCAGACGGCGCACGCCGCTGCGCCCCTCGGCACGCACGCTGGCCTTGAGTCTGGCGGCCTGGGCCGTGCCCGCCGCAATGGCGGCGCTGCGTGCCAGCACAGCCGCGCGTTTTTCGGAAAGATATTCGTTGAGATGACTCATGAGCGGGCTTTCGATAAAGGAATGCCAGGCCATTGTTGTGAGAGCGGCACGCCGGACCAACAAAGGAATTCGTCTGCGCTTATGCGCTCAGCAAATATGCAGGCTCGCGCTTCTTAGTTGTTTTTCGAATAACGATGCTACTCAATATATGAGCACGAATATTTGGCGTCGATAGCATGAAAACCATGAATTCGGTCGGTCGCTGCGGCGATGCGTCCGGAACCTGAGTTTTCAACGCCATGTGGCGACGAGGTATGAACGTGTTTTTCCCTTTGCAGACGGATCCATCGATAAAACAACCGGTGAACAAACCCGCCCAACGCCGCGCCCTATGGGCCGCAGTGGCGGTACTGACGGGCAGCATGCTGCTGGCCGGCTGCTCCAGGCAATCCGGCACGGCCCAGGCCGGCGCCTCGGCGGAACCGATCCAGGGCGGCACCTTGGTCTACCTCGAACAGCAGGCACACACCAATCTCTATCCGCCTGCCGGCGGCTTTTATCCCAACGGCGGCGTGCTCAACCAGATCACGGACAAGCTGACCTACCAGGACCCCGAGACGCTGGAGATCCAGCCCTGGATCGCCGAGTCCTGGACCGTGAACGCCGATGCCACCGAGTACAGCTTCAAGCTGCGCTCCGGCGTGAGCTTCTCGGACGGATCGCCGCTGGACGCGGCCGCCGTGGCGCGCAACTTCGACACCTACGGACTGGGCAACAAGGCGCTCAAGCAGCCGGTTTCCGAGGTCATCAACAACTACGAACGCAGCGAAGTCGTCGATCCGCTGACCGTGAAATTCTTCTTCAAGAAACCCTCGCCGGGCTTTCTCCAGGGCACTTCGGTGATCGGCTCTGGCCTGGTCTCGCCGGCCACGCTGGATCGTCCGTTCGAGGAGCTTGGCGATGCCACGCGCATCATAGGTTCGGGCCCCTTTGTGGTGGCCAGCGAGACCCTGGGCAAGGAGCTGGTGCTCAAGGCACGCCAGGACTACCGCTGGGGCCCGGCCAAGCTGGCGCACCAGGGCCGTGCGCGCCTGGATGAAGTCAAGTTCATCGTCACGCCCGAGGACAGCGTACGCATCGGCGCGCTGCTGGCCGGCCAGGCCGGCTTCATCCGCCAGGTCCAAGCCTATGACGAAAAGCGCGTGGAGCAACAGAAGTTCAGCATCTACGCGCCGTCCACGCGCGGTGTGAACAACAGCATCGCCATCCGCCCCGACAACGCCCTGGTGGCCGACCTCAAGGTACGCCAGGCCCTGCTGCATGGCACCAATACCAAGGAGATCGTGGAAACCCTGTTCTCGCCGCGCTACCCGCAGGCACGTTCGGTGATCGCCTCCACGGCAGCCGGTTATGTGGACCTGTCAGCCAAGCTGGTCTTTGACGAGGCCAGGGCCAGACAATTGCTCGACGAGGCCGGCTGGAGCCTGGGCGCCAACGGCCTGCGCCAGAAGAACGGCCAGGACTTCGTGCTCTCGACCTACGAATCCCTGCCCCAGCCGCAGAACAAGGAGACCCTGCAGCTCGTGGCCCAGCAATGGGCCAGGCTGGGCATCAAGCTCAATGTGCTGGCCGGAGACTCGGGCAGCCGTACGGTGGACACGCTGGACCCCGACAAGACCGGTGTGCTGCCGGGCATGGTGGGCCGCGCCGACCCCGACGTGATCAAAAGCAACTACTACCCGAGCAACCGCAATGTGCTGCTGCAAAAAGGCGGCGTGAGCCAGAAGGTCAAATCCTTCGAGGACAGCAAGCTCAACCGCCTGTTCGATGCCATCGCGGCCGAGACCGATGCCAACCGGCGCCTCGCACTGACCGGCGAGGTACAGAACTATCTGATCGACCAGGCCTATGTGATCCCGATCTTCGAGGAACCCCAGGCCTTCGCGGGTGCGACCTGGGTGCGTGAGGTGGGCTTCGAGGCCGTGGGCCGTCCCAGCTTCTACAGCACCTGGCTGGCCAAGCGCTGACAAAGGAATCGCCCCATGCCTCGCCGCTATCTGCTCGGCCGCATCGCCCAGGCCGCCCTGGTGCTGTGGGCGGCTTTCACAGCCTCCTTCATCTTGCTGCAGTTGTTGCCGGGCGACGCCGTGCTGATCAAGTTCCTGAACCCCGAACTGGGCCTGGGCCCGCAGGAGATCGCCGACATCCGCGCCGCCTACGGAGCCGACCAGCCCGTCTGGCAGCAATACCTGCACACGCTTGCTCAGTTCCTCACGGGCCATTTCGGCTACTCCTTGCAGGCCGGCGTGCCCGTGAGCCAGGGCCTGGCCACCAGCCTGCCGCCCACACTGCGCCTGGCAGGCCTGGGCTTTTCCACGGCGGCGCTGCTGGCCATCGCTCTGGCGGCTGCGGCCAGCCTCGCGCCTCTGGCCTGGCTGCGCAATGTCCTGCAAGCCCTGCCCTCGGTCTTTGTCTCCGTGCCCGTGTTCTGGCTGGGCATCATGCTGATCCAGGTCCTGTCCTTCCGTCTGGGCTGGATTCCCGTCATCAATCCCGGCCCCTGGGAAGGCCTGATCCTGCCCACGCTGACGCTGGCCGTCCCGATTTCGGCGCCGCTGGCCCAGATCCTGCTGCGCAATATCGACACCGTGCTGGCCCAGCCTTTCGTGGCCGTGGCGCGCGCCAAAGGCGCTTCTCGCGCCTGGGTGCTGCTGCACCACGTAGCGCGCAATGCCCTGCTTCCGACCTTGACGATTGCCGGCGTGCTGTTCGGCGAGCTGCTGGCCGGTGCCGTGGTCACCGAGGCCGTGTTCGGCCTCAACGGCCTGGGCACGCTGACCCAGCAGGCCGTGGGCAACCAGGACACGGCCGTGCTCCAGGCCGTGGTGGTCGTCTCGGCCACCGCCTTCGTGCTCATCAACCTCGCCGTGGACCTGCTCTACCCGCTGCTCGATCCCCGTTTGCGTCATTCTGTGGAGAACCGGGCATGAACACCGCCGTCTCGTCCATCATTCCCACGCCCCTGGGCTCCAGCGCCGCGTCGTCCGCAGCGCCCAGGCCGGCGCCCCCGCCGGCACCGACACCGGCCGCAAAAAGCCTGCGCCCCGTCCTGATCGATCTGCAAAGGCTCAGGCGCCTGCCGCCCACGCTGGCCCTTGCCTGGCTGGTGATTGCCACCGCCGCGCTGTGGGCCCTGGTTCCGGGCTGGTTTGCACATCAGAACCCCGTCGTCGGCCAGGCCGGCCAGCAGCTGCTGGAGCCCGGCCTCGCGCACTGGCTTGG
This region of Comamonas thiooxydans genomic DNA includes:
- a CDS encoding TIGR04028 family ABC transporter substrate-binding protein encodes the protein MNVFFPLQTDPSIKQPVNKPAQRRALWAAVAVLTGSMLLAGCSRQSGTAQAGASAEPIQGGTLVYLEQQAHTNLYPPAGGFYPNGGVLNQITDKLTYQDPETLEIQPWIAESWTVNADATEYSFKLRSGVSFSDGSPLDAAAVARNFDTYGLGNKALKQPVSEVINNYERSEVVDPLTVKFFFKKPSPGFLQGTSVIGSGLVSPATLDRPFEELGDATRIIGSGPFVVASETLGKELVLKARQDYRWGPAKLAHQGRARLDEVKFIVTPEDSVRIGALLAGQAGFIRQVQAYDEKRVEQQKFSIYAPSTRGVNNSIAIRPDNALVADLKVRQALLHGTNTKEIVETLFSPRYPQARSVIASTAAGYVDLSAKLVFDEARARQLLDEAGWSLGANGLRQKNGQDFVLSTYESLPQPQNKETLQLVAQQWARLGIKLNVLAGDSGSRTVDTLDPDKTGVLPGMVGRADPDVIKSNYYPSNRNVLLQKGGVSQKVKSFEDSKLNRLFDAIAAETDANRRLALTGEVQNYLIDQAYVIPIFEEPQAFAGATWVREVGFEAVGRPSFYSTWLAKR
- a CDS encoding ABC transporter permease, which encodes MPRRYLLGRIAQAALVLWAAFTASFILLQLLPGDAVLIKFLNPELGLGPQEIADIRAAYGADQPVWQQYLHTLAQFLTGHFGYSLQAGVPVSQGLATSLPPTLRLAGLGFSTAALLAIALAAAASLAPLAWLRNVLQALPSVFVSVPVFWLGIMLIQVLSFRLGWIPVINPGPWEGLILPTLTLAVPISAPLAQILLRNIDTVLAQPFVAVARAKGASRAWVLLHHVARNALLPTLTIAGVLFGELLAGAVVTEAVFGLNGLGTLTQQAVGNQDTAVLQAVVVVSATAFVLINLAVDLLYPLLDPRLRHSVENRA